The Cellulomonas sp. P24 genome contains a region encoding:
- a CDS encoding AAA family ATPase has product MTSDTRGGPLVGREDELSELCELLGVDEAVHGSGSVLLGGDAGVGKTRLVQALRERAAATGRSDVVGHCLDFGDSALPYLPFSEIFGRLLAEIPDVVGPVVAAHPSINRLLPGQRVRSGVGIVPSTTDHDDRLRGDRAAQAQSSRADLFESVHAVLEELAERQPLLVVVEDVHWADQASRELISFLFSRPFEAPVALVVTYRSDDVHRRHPLRSAIAEWSRLTTVHRLHLAPLSEGEVRTLIQTLHPLPLPERDIQAIVSRAEGNAFFTEELVLATQMGTRALPNDLADLLLVELDHLDERSRTVVRAAAAAGRQVTHQLLSRVVSVPAPDLDLALRQAVESHILVLSHDDSYAFRHALLAEAIYDDLLPGERVRLHAAYVSVLRSGEVPGTAAELARHARAARDAPTAIRASIEAGDDAMAVGAPEEAARHYEIALELLARAVPQAGGGAAAGGSVRAVGPVEVDDADSGEHAIVGLVLKASDALIASGDPYRSVKLIADHLGMLSPEADPSARVRLLVGLAAGTFLTETDLDPLELTGEAMSLVPDVPPSPLRAEVLSVHAKATIHRLGGQDAARFATQAHDMALSLGLPRVAAEATLTLAQIDNLTGDADAARSRLERVVAQARADGDVTAELRGLDQIGRLHFGQGEFPEALAVCQAADRRARESGRPWTPYGVDARAISAITAYTIGDWDAALRTVDVSGQSPPPMAEALLAAVKLSVLAGRRDPGAPELVEITRAWWGRDGMTALLAGGAAIDVRGDRHEIDDAVAVHDDVIGNLRRLWQGSTIWVQVRLSALVLGQLANHAPRVARSELAALGSSGARFVAAAADVWDHQSMTGPARVEVRAWRARVLAEHLRLRWLTDVDAPAEDDLVRAWRESVAAFEEWGDVYELARSRARLAVVLRAAGDADEARTLADAARATARTLGAETLLAELRGLGGPARTTSARVATTSALTPREREILGLVAQGRSNAEIGRRLFISAKTVSVHISNIMAKLGARGRTEAVAVARRDGVLSD; this is encoded by the coding sequence GTGACCTCCGACACCCGCGGCGGCCCGCTCGTCGGGCGTGAGGACGAGCTGAGCGAGCTCTGCGAGCTGCTCGGGGTCGACGAGGCCGTGCACGGTTCCGGATCCGTGCTGCTCGGCGGGGATGCCGGGGTCGGCAAGACGCGACTCGTGCAGGCCCTGCGCGAGCGCGCCGCAGCGACCGGTCGGAGTGATGTCGTCGGACACTGCCTCGACTTCGGCGACAGCGCCCTGCCCTACCTCCCCTTCAGCGAGATCTTCGGCCGGCTCCTTGCCGAGATCCCTGACGTCGTGGGTCCCGTCGTGGCCGCCCACCCCTCGATCAACCGACTCCTGCCGGGCCAGCGGGTCCGCTCGGGTGTCGGGATCGTCCCGTCGACGACAGACCACGACGACCGCCTCCGTGGCGATCGGGCTGCGCAGGCGCAGTCGAGCCGCGCCGATCTCTTCGAGTCCGTCCACGCGGTCCTCGAGGAGCTGGCGGAACGACAGCCGCTCCTTGTCGTCGTCGAGGACGTTCACTGGGCCGACCAGGCAAGCCGCGAGCTGATCTCGTTCCTCTTCTCGAGACCGTTCGAGGCACCTGTCGCGCTCGTCGTGACGTACCGCAGCGACGACGTCCATCGTCGGCACCCTCTGCGGTCCGCCATCGCCGAGTGGTCCAGGCTCACGACGGTGCACCGCCTCCACCTCGCCCCTCTCAGCGAGGGCGAGGTCCGCACGCTCATCCAGACTCTCCACCCGCTGCCGCTGCCGGAACGCGACATCCAGGCGATCGTCTCCCGTGCCGAGGGGAACGCGTTCTTCACCGAGGAGCTGGTCCTCGCGACCCAGATGGGGACTCGGGCCCTGCCCAACGACCTGGCGGACCTCCTCCTCGTCGAGCTCGACCACCTCGACGAGCGCAGCAGAACCGTCGTCCGGGCGGCAGCCGCCGCCGGTCGTCAGGTCACGCACCAGCTCCTCTCGCGAGTCGTCTCGGTCCCCGCGCCGGACCTCGACCTCGCCCTCCGGCAGGCGGTCGAGTCGCACATCCTGGTCCTCTCGCACGACGACAGCTACGCGTTTCGCCACGCCCTGCTCGCCGAGGCGATCTACGACGACCTCCTCCCCGGGGAGCGGGTCCGGCTCCACGCGGCCTACGTCAGTGTGCTGAGGTCCGGCGAGGTCCCGGGGACGGCGGCGGAGCTCGCCCGACACGCTCGGGCTGCGCGGGACGCCCCGACTGCGATCCGCGCGAGCATCGAGGCAGGCGACGACGCGATGGCGGTCGGCGCCCCCGAGGAGGCGGCCCGGCACTACGAGATCGCGCTCGAGCTGCTGGCCCGGGCCGTGCCGCAGGCGGGCGGTGGGGCCGCCGCGGGCGGATCGGTGCGGGCGGTCGGGCCCGTCGAGGTCGACGACGCCGACAGTGGCGAGCACGCGATCGTCGGGCTCGTGCTCAAGGCAAGTGACGCCTTGATCGCCTCGGGTGATCCCTACCGTTCCGTGAAGCTCATCGCCGACCACCTCGGCATGCTGTCGCCTGAGGCCGACCCGTCAGCACGCGTGCGCCTCCTCGTCGGACTCGCGGCCGGGACGTTCCTCACGGAGACCGACCTGGATCCGCTGGAGCTCACCGGCGAAGCGATGTCCCTCGTCCCGGACGTCCCTCCGAGTCCGCTTCGGGCCGAGGTCCTGTCCGTCCATGCCAAGGCGACGATCCATCGCCTCGGCGGCCAGGACGCGGCGCGCTTCGCCACCCAGGCCCACGACATGGCGCTCAGTCTGGGCCTGCCACGGGTTGCCGCAGAAGCGACGTTGACCCTCGCCCAGATCGACAACCTCACCGGTGACGCCGACGCGGCCCGCTCCCGCTTGGAGCGTGTCGTCGCGCAGGCCAGAGCCGACGGCGACGTCACGGCAGAGCTGCGCGGACTGGACCAGATCGGCCGGCTGCACTTCGGCCAGGGAGAGTTCCCCGAAGCGCTCGCGGTCTGCCAGGCGGCCGATCGCCGGGCCCGGGAGAGCGGGCGACCCTGGACTCCCTACGGGGTCGATGCGCGTGCGATCTCTGCCATCACCGCCTACACGATCGGCGACTGGGACGCGGCACTGCGTACCGTCGACGTCTCCGGTCAGTCGCCGCCACCGATGGCCGAGGCGCTCCTTGCCGCGGTCAAGCTCAGCGTCCTGGCAGGGCGGCGTGATCCCGGGGCGCCCGAGCTCGTGGAGATCACCCGTGCCTGGTGGGGTCGCGACGGGATGACGGCCCTGCTCGCGGGTGGAGCAGCGATCGACGTCCGCGGCGACCGTCACGAGATCGATGACGCCGTCGCCGTCCACGACGACGTCATCGGGAACCTCCGGCGCCTGTGGCAGGGGTCGACGATCTGGGTCCAGGTCCGCCTCAGTGCGCTCGTCCTGGGGCAGCTCGCCAACCACGCCCCGCGCGTTGCCCGATCGGAGCTCGCCGCACTCGGGTCCTCCGGCGCGAGGTTCGTCGCCGCCGCTGCGGACGTCTGGGACCACCAGTCGATGACCGGACCGGCACGGGTCGAGGTTCGTGCGTGGCGAGCGCGTGTCCTCGCCGAGCATCTCCGGTTGCGCTGGTTGACCGACGTCGACGCCCCGGCGGAGGACGACCTGGTCCGTGCCTGGCGGGAGAGCGTTGCGGCCTTCGAGGAGTGGGGCGACGTCTACGAGCTGGCCCGGTCACGAGCCCGCCTCGCCGTCGTCCTGCGGGCGGCCGGTGACGCGGACGAGGCGCGCACTCTCGCCGACGCCGCACGGGCCACGGCGCGCACGCTCGGGGCCGAGACACTGCTGGCCGAGCTGCGCGGCCTCGGCGGTCCGGCACGCACCACGTCCGCACGTGTCGCCACCACCAGTGCCCTCACCCCCCGCGAGCGCGAGATCCTCGGTCTCGTGGCCCAAGGGCGATCGAACGCCGAGATCGGCCGCCGGCTCTTCATCAGCGCCAAGACGGTGAGCGTCCACATCTCGAACATCATGGCCAAGCTCGGCGCCCGTGGGCGCACCGAGGCGGTGGCCGTGGCTCGCCGCGACGGGGTCCTGTCCGACTGA
- the rph gene encoding rifamycin-inactivating phosphotransferase — protein MIEQLVLNLHEVDESQVAVVGGKGAHLGELSRIDGVRVPAGFCVTTAAFGRLMASASSVDKLLDQLSRLNPEDRDAIGTLSAQIRRALEGAAIPDDLTTAIRRALTELGGDGAYAVRSSATAEDLPTASFAGQQDTYLNVVGPAEILRHVSRCWASLFTERAVTYRLHNGIDHRAVQMAVVVQRMVVPDAAGTLFTADPVTGNRKVACIEATFGLGEALVSGLVNPDVYQVRDGEVVSKAIATKHRAVHARPGGGTEQLPIDPSRQEQPTLSDAQAVRLAHLGRQIEARVGCPQDIEWCLVDDDVQIVQSRPITTLFPVPAARDQETHVYLSVGHQQMMTDAMKPLGLSMWQLTAMAPMLEAGGRLFVDATPRLSSPAGRAGFLEMVGRSDPLTRDALETILSRGDLVPLRSDAVPGPPPPGGAPAPIATDPALVAELIERSQASIAALRRDIRTVTGPALFDFLLEAFQEHKRVLSDPSSVQAIMAGMEATWWLNDHLQEWLGEKNAADTLTLSAPGNVTSQMGLELLDVADAIRPYPEVVAFLERVDDDGFLDELPTLPGGTAARRAIEAYLDRYGMRCVGEIDITRPRWSERPTTLVPLILDNIALFEPGAAARRFEHGQQEARRKEQEVLSRLRALPDGEQKADETTRMIERVRTFIGYREYPKYDIVSRYLIYKQALLGEAERLVAANVLTEKEDIFFLTFAELHDVARSHQVDDQLIHRRKDAFRSSQALTPPRVLTSDGEVLSGAYRRDDVPPGALVGLPVSTGIVDGRARVILDMAQADLEAGDILVTTHTDPSWSPLFVAIAGLVTEVGGAMTHGAVIAREYGLPAVVGVADATRLIHDGQRIRVHGGDGYVEILP, from the coding sequence ATGATCGAGCAGCTCGTGCTGAACCTTCATGAGGTCGACGAGTCGCAGGTCGCGGTCGTCGGCGGCAAGGGTGCCCACCTCGGTGAGCTCTCGCGGATCGATGGCGTCCGCGTCCCGGCCGGGTTCTGCGTGACGACGGCCGCGTTCGGGCGGCTCATGGCGTCGGCGTCGTCGGTCGACAAGCTGCTCGATCAGCTGTCGCGCCTGAACCCGGAGGACCGGGACGCGATCGGCACGCTCAGCGCGCAGATCCGCCGAGCCCTCGAAGGGGCCGCCATTCCCGACGACCTCACGACCGCGATCAGGCGCGCGCTCACCGAGCTCGGTGGCGACGGCGCCTACGCCGTGCGATCCAGCGCGACGGCGGAGGACCTCCCCACGGCCTCGTTCGCCGGCCAGCAGGACACCTACCTGAACGTCGTCGGGCCCGCGGAGATCCTCCGCCACGTCAGCCGGTGCTGGGCCTCGCTCTTCACCGAGCGCGCGGTCACCTACCGCCTGCACAACGGCATCGACCATCGTGCGGTCCAGATGGCCGTGGTCGTGCAGCGGATGGTCGTCCCGGACGCGGCCGGGACCCTGTTCACCGCCGACCCTGTCACGGGCAACCGCAAGGTTGCCTGCATCGAGGCCACCTTCGGGCTGGGCGAGGCCCTGGTCTCCGGCCTCGTGAACCCGGACGTCTACCAGGTACGAGACGGCGAGGTCGTCTCCAAGGCGATCGCCACCAAGCATCGCGCCGTTCACGCCCGTCCCGGGGGCGGCACGGAGCAGCTGCCGATCGACCCGTCGCGGCAGGAGCAACCCACGCTGTCGGACGCACAGGCCGTGCGGCTCGCGCACCTCGGACGGCAGATCGAGGCGCGCGTCGGCTGCCCGCAGGACATCGAGTGGTGCCTGGTCGACGACGACGTCCAGATCGTGCAGAGCCGCCCGATCACCACGCTGTTCCCCGTGCCGGCGGCCCGCGACCAGGAGACACACGTGTACCTCTCCGTCGGCCATCAGCAGATGATGACCGACGCCATGAAGCCGCTCGGCCTCTCCATGTGGCAGCTGACTGCCATGGCGCCGATGCTCGAGGCCGGCGGGCGGCTGTTCGTCGACGCGACCCCACGACTGTCCTCGCCTGCCGGCCGTGCCGGCTTCCTGGAGATGGTGGGCAGGTCCGACCCGCTGACCAGGGATGCGCTGGAGACCATCCTGAGCCGCGGCGACCTCGTCCCGTTGCGTTCGGATGCGGTTCCCGGTCCCCCGCCACCGGGCGGTGCACCTGCCCCGATCGCGACCGATCCGGCCCTCGTCGCCGAGCTGATCGAGCGCAGCCAGGCCTCGATCGCCGCCCTGCGGCGCGACATCAGGACGGTGACGGGACCCGCGCTGTTCGACTTCCTGCTCGAGGCGTTCCAGGAGCACAAGCGGGTTCTCAGCGACCCGTCGAGCGTGCAGGCGATCATGGCGGGGATGGAAGCCACGTGGTGGCTCAACGATCACCTGCAGGAGTGGCTCGGCGAGAAGAACGCCGCCGACACGCTCACCCTGTCGGCCCCCGGCAACGTCACCTCGCAGATGGGACTGGAGCTGCTCGACGTCGCGGACGCGATCCGGCCCTATCCGGAGGTGGTGGCGTTCCTGGAGCGAGTCGACGACGACGGCTTCCTGGACGAGCTGCCGACGCTCCCGGGTGGGACCGCAGCACGACGCGCCATCGAGGCCTATCTCGACCGGTACGGCATGCGCTGCGTCGGCGAGATCGACATCACCAGGCCGCGCTGGAGCGAACGCCCCACCACGCTCGTCCCCCTGATCCTCGACAACATCGCGCTCTTCGAGCCAGGAGCCGCCGCGCGGCGCTTCGAGCATGGCCAGCAGGAGGCGCGACGGAAGGAGCAGGAGGTCCTGTCACGCCTGCGGGCCCTGCCGGACGGGGAGCAGAAGGCCGACGAGACCACGCGGATGATCGAGCGGGTCCGGACCTTCATCGGTTACCGGGAGTACCCGAAGTACGACATCGTCAGCCGCTACCTCATCTACAAGCAGGCCCTGCTGGGCGAGGCCGAACGCCTCGTGGCGGCGAACGTGCTCACCGAGAAGGAGGACATCTTCTTCCTCACGTTCGCCGAGCTCCACGACGTCGCGCGCTCCCACCAGGTCGACGACCAGCTCATCCATCGGCGCAAGGACGCGTTCCGGTCATCCCAGGCGCTCACGCCGCCCCGGGTGCTGACCTCCGACGGCGAGGTCCTCTCCGGGGCGTACCGACGCGACGACGTACCGCCCGGCGCCCTCGTCGGCCTGCCGGTCTCCACCGGGATCGTCGACGGCCGCGCCCGCGTGATCCTCGACATGGCTCAGGCCGATCTCGAGGCCGGCGACATCCTGGTGACCACCCACACCGACCCGAGCTGGTCACCGCTGTTCGTCGCGATCGCTGGGCTGGTGACGGAGGTGGGCGGCGCGATGACTCACGGCGCCGTGATCGCCCGGGAGTACGGCTTGCCGGCCGTCGTCGGCGTGGCCGATGCCACCCGCCTGATTCACGACGGGCAGCGGATCCGCGTGCACGGAGGCGACGGGTACGTCGAGATCCTGCCCTGA
- a CDS encoding YrdB family protein, which translates to MSSLRYLSLSIAFVLELAVLAATGYAGFTLVHPIVLRVLVGLGAPVLMAVAWGLFAAPRASIPLHGVASVTFQVAWFGVGALALALAGRTAPAITLAVVYLLNSAALRLLGH; encoded by the coding sequence ATGTCGTCTCTGCGCTACCTCAGCTTGTCGATCGCGTTCGTCCTGGAGCTGGCGGTGCTTGCCGCGACCGGTTACGCCGGGTTCACCCTGGTGCACCCGATCGTCCTGCGCGTGCTCGTGGGGCTCGGTGCGCCCGTCCTCATGGCCGTCGCGTGGGGACTGTTCGCCGCACCGAGGGCCTCGATACCCCTTCACGGAGTCGCGAGCGTGACGTTCCAGGTCGCATGGTTCGGCGTGGGCGCACTGGCGCTCGCCCTCGCCGGGCGCACCGCCCCGGCGATCACTCTCGCCGTCGTGTACCTGTTGAACTCGGCAGCCCTGCGGCTCCTCGGGCACTGA
- a CDS encoding MBL fold metallo-hydrolase, which translates to MTVWVVGGPTAVLELGGLRLLTDPTLSPAGVHESAPGRPLTKTEAPAFDVDVIGPIDVVLLSHDQHADNLDPAGREFLASAPLTLTTESAARRLGGTAHPLASWHGIVLDRPAGGTLEVVAVPARHGPEGCEPSTGEVTGFVVRGDGLPTVYVSGDNASLEIVHEIADRMGEIDVALVFAGAARTSLFDGAPLTLTGTDAAEAARLLDARWVVPLHVTGWAHFSEGPDDVRAAFAGANLADRLRVIEPGEIATF; encoded by the coding sequence TTGACCGTCTGGGTGGTCGGCGGTCCCACGGCCGTGCTGGAGCTGGGTGGGCTTCGTCTCCTGACAGACCCGACACTCAGCCCGGCAGGGGTGCACGAGAGTGCGCCCGGCAGACCATTGACGAAGACCGAGGCGCCCGCGTTCGACGTCGACGTCATCGGGCCGATCGACGTCGTGCTCCTGTCCCACGACCAGCACGCGGACAACCTCGACCCGGCCGGGCGAGAGTTCCTTGCGAGTGCGCCGCTGACGCTGACGACGGAGAGCGCCGCGCGTCGTCTCGGCGGTACCGCCCACCCTCTCGCCAGCTGGCACGGGATCGTCCTGGACCGACCCGCGGGGGGCACGCTGGAGGTCGTCGCCGTTCCGGCGCGGCACGGGCCGGAGGGATGCGAGCCGTCGACCGGCGAGGTCACCGGGTTCGTCGTGCGCGGCGACGGCCTGCCCACGGTGTACGTCAGCGGTGACAATGCCTCTCTCGAGATCGTTCACGAGATCGCCGACCGGATGGGCGAGATCGATGTCGCACTGGTCTTCGCAGGTGCTGCCCGCACGTCGTTGTTCGACGGCGCGCCGCTGACGTTGACCGGCACGGACGCTGCCGAGGCGGCTCGCCTTCTCGACGCGAGGTGGGTCGTGCCGCTGCACGTGACGGGTTGGGCCCACTTCAGCGAAGGCCCCGACGACGTGCGTGCAGCCTTCGCGGGCGCGAACCTCGCCGATCGGCTGCGGGTCATCGAGCCTGGTGAGATCGCCACCTTCTAG